One window from the genome of Hyphomonas neptunium ATCC 15444 encodes:
- a CDS encoding flavin-containing monooxygenase, with product MAVSSERPSGDGQLIDALIVGAGFAGMYMLHKLRGLGFNAKGVEAGSGVGGTWYWNRYPGARVDIQSLEYSFGFDEDLEKEWRWSERYAPQPELLNYAEHVADRFDLKRDIRFNTRVTAAHWDEAAQVWKVATDPGEALRCRHLILATGCLSVPTDVTFPGLDTFQGDIYRTSRWPHEGVDFSGRRVGIIGTGSSAIQSIPIIAEQAEHLTVFQRTPNYSMPAHNGPIPEAELEAWAKDPRAYRAASRDTVGGFQNEASEAMATLTAPEEVRAELERRWAWGGFRILGAFADTAVDPDANRIVQDFIAEKIRGQVADPAVADLLTPKDHPFGTKRPCVDTGYYATFNRPNVELVNLRAEPLVGFNAQGIETSKKAYAFDAVVLATGFDAMTGAIDRIDLRGVGGRRIKDHWAEGPRTYLGLMVAGFPNMFTITGPGSPSVLTNMINSIEQHVDWIADCLVALKQRQQTSIEASPEAEAAWCRHSTEAVTPTMLPQANSWYMGANVPGKPRMFMPYAGGLNTYTEICNQVAAKGYEGFIIRQGDRVLSESRDFTSQPAPGEIPENLLPIIVERLMAAGLMPDAT from the coding sequence ATGGCTGTTTCGTCTGAACGCCCGTCCGGGGACGGGCAACTGATCGATGCCCTGATCGTCGGGGCCGGCTTTGCGGGCATGTATATGCTGCACAAGCTGCGGGGGCTCGGCTTCAACGCGAAAGGGGTGGAGGCCGGCAGCGGCGTCGGCGGAACCTGGTACTGGAACCGCTATCCCGGCGCGCGCGTCGACATCCAGAGCCTGGAATACAGTTTCGGGTTTGACGAGGACCTCGAGAAAGAATGGCGCTGGTCGGAGCGGTATGCGCCCCAGCCCGAATTGCTGAACTATGCTGAACATGTCGCCGACCGCTTCGACCTGAAGCGCGACATCCGCTTCAATACCCGGGTGACCGCGGCCCATTGGGACGAGGCCGCGCAAGTCTGGAAGGTCGCGACGGATCCGGGCGAGGCGCTGCGCTGCCGCCACCTCATCCTCGCGACCGGGTGCCTTTCGGTCCCGACGGACGTGACCTTCCCCGGCCTCGACACATTCCAGGGCGATATCTACCGTACCTCTCGCTGGCCGCACGAGGGCGTGGATTTTTCGGGCAGGCGCGTGGGGATCATCGGCACGGGATCATCCGCGATCCAGTCCATCCCGATTATTGCGGAGCAGGCCGAACATCTGACCGTGTTCCAGCGCACGCCGAACTATTCGATGCCGGCGCACAACGGCCCGATACCGGAAGCCGAGTTGGAGGCCTGGGCGAAAGACCCGCGCGCCTACCGCGCGGCCTCAAGAGATACGGTCGGCGGCTTCCAGAACGAGGCCTCAGAAGCGATGGCCACCCTTACCGCGCCAGAGGAGGTCCGCGCCGAGCTGGAGCGGCGCTGGGCCTGGGGCGGGTTTCGTATCCTGGGCGCCTTCGCTGACACGGCGGTCGATCCCGACGCCAACCGCATCGTGCAGGACTTCATTGCCGAGAAGATCCGCGGGCAAGTCGCTGACCCGGCGGTGGCCGACCTGCTGACACCGAAGGATCACCCGTTCGGCACCAAGCGGCCCTGCGTCGACACCGGCTATTACGCGACGTTCAACCGGCCAAATGTCGAGCTGGTGAACCTGCGCGCCGAGCCATTGGTGGGCTTCAATGCGCAAGGCATTGAAACCTCGAAGAAGGCATATGCGTTCGACGCGGTTGTGCTGGCGACCGGCTTCGACGCGATGACGGGCGCTATCGACCGTATCGACCTGCGGGGGGTGGGCGGCCGGCGCATCAAGGATCACTGGGCGGAAGGACCGCGCACCTATCTGGGGCTGATGGTTGCGGGCTTCCCCAACATGTTCACCATCACCGGGCCGGGCAGCCCGTCCGTGCTGACCAACATGATCAATTCCATCGAGCAGCATGTCGACTGGATCGCCGATTGCCTCGTGGCGCTGAAACAGCGCCAGCAGACCAGCATCGAGGCCTCGCCGGAAGCCGAGGCGGCGTGGTGCCGGCATTCGACCGAAGCGGTGACGCCGACCATGCTGCCCCAGGCCAACAGCTGGTACATGGGCGCCAACGTGCCGGGCAAGCCGCGCATGTTCATGCCGTATGCGGGCGGGCTGAACACCTACACCGAGATCTGCAACCAGGTGGCGGCAAAGGGCTATGAGGGTTTCATCATCCGCCAGGGCGACCGCGTGCTTTCAGAGTCGCGGGACTTTACGAGCCAGCCGGCGCCCGGGGAGATTCCGGAAAACCTGTTACCCATCATCGTCGAGCGCCTGATGGCAGCG